The Pirellulales bacterium genome contains a region encoding:
- a CDS encoding HU family DNA-binding protein encodes MASKKAPTKTEVLTAIADATKENKKVVVAVLEALNSEIKKAMSSRGAGMFTIPGLVKIERKKVPAKPARKGVANPFKPGELMDVAAKPASTKIKVRPLKNLKEMV; translated from the coding sequence ATGGCATCGAAGAAGGCTCCCACCAAGACCGAAGTGCTGACCGCCATCGCCGACGCGACCAAGGAAAACAAGAAGGTCGTCGTCGCGGTGCTCGAAGCCTTGAACTCCGAGATCAAGAAGGCCATGAGCTCCCGCGGCGCGGGCATGTTCACGATTCCCGGCTTGGTCAAGATCGAGCGGAAGAAGGTTCCGGCGAAGCCGGCTCGCAAGGGCGTGGCCAATCCGTTCAAGCCGGGCGAATTGATGGACGTTGCCGCTAAGCCGGCGAGCACGAAGATCAAGGTCCGTCCGCTGAAGAACCTCAAGGAAATGGTCTGA
- a CDS encoding DUF952 domain-containing protein codes for MTDHIYILIAADDLRIAERSGVYRATSLAAEGFIHASPRNQLARVANKYYRSAGDLRLLHIDPERVAAEIRWEPAAGSLYPHIYGPLNMDAVVGTTAVLRAESGQWDPELGIE; via the coding sequence ATGACCGATCACATCTATATCCTGATCGCCGCCGACGATTTGCGAATCGCCGAGCGGTCGGGCGTCTACCGTGCCACCAGTCTGGCCGCCGAGGGGTTCATCCACGCCTCGCCGCGGAACCAGTTGGCCCGCGTCGCGAACAAATATTATCGATCCGCCGGCGATCTGCGATTGCTGCACATCGATCCAGAGCGTGTCGCGGCGGAAATTCGCTGGGAGCCGGCCGCGGGCAGCCTCTATCCGCACATCTACGGCCCGCTGAATATGGATGCCGTCGTGGGCACGACGGCGGTTTTGCGCGCGGAGAGCGGGCAGTGGGATCCGGAGCTTGGGATTGAGTAG
- a CDS encoding family 16 glycoside hydrolase: MKLRRPFSKPLAIAFVAAILASIAGITTLASPARAATAGADSAPAAAADETGFKPIFNGKDLKGWDGDPQHWSVKDGSIFGETSTPIKENTFLIWRQGTVDDFELRCSYRISSDWGNSGIQFRSRDMGHWGVNGYQADIETGDKYTGGLYDENVRSLALRGQTTTVEPDGHITQGPPVGDPAALEKLVHVKDWNDYDVLVRGYHMVLSINGHVMCDVTDNDRAKHARTGILALQLHVGVPMHIEFKNIRLRRLKLGDRKKVVMVAGKPSHGHGEHEFNAGTELLKKCLDANAPQVLTVVYHNGWPADPTAFDNADAIMLYMDGGPKHPVIARTRLAQIDHLTKQGVGLLCAHFAVEVPKDNGGEEFLRWIGGYFETNWSINPTWNMTKPSLAQNHPITRGVKPFDIKDEWYYHMRFPEDMKGVTPILSAVPPDSTRNGPDGPYSGNPAVRAGKGNIEVLSWAVERPDGGRGYGFTGGHYHRNWANDDYRKLMLNAILWVAKAEVPPDGVNSSVTSEDLKANLDKK, translated from the coding sequence ATGAAGCTCCGTCGCCCGTTTTCGAAACCGCTCGCCATTGCATTTGTCGCCGCGATCCTTGCGTCCATCGCGGGCATTACTACCCTCGCGTCTCCGGCCCGCGCTGCCACCGCCGGCGCCGATTCCGCGCCCGCCGCCGCTGCCGATGAAACCGGCTTCAAACCGATTTTCAATGGCAAGGACTTAAAGGGCTGGGACGGCGATCCACAGCATTGGTCGGTAAAAGACGGCTCGATCTTCGGCGAGACCAGCACGCCGATCAAAGAAAACACGTTTCTGATCTGGCGACAAGGCACCGTCGACGACTTCGAACTGCGCTGCTCCTACCGCATTAGCAGCGATTGGGGCAACTCGGGCATTCAGTTCCGCAGCCGCGATATGGGCCATTGGGGCGTCAATGGTTATCAGGCCGATATCGAAACCGGCGACAAATACACCGGCGGCCTGTACGACGAAAACGTTCGCTCGCTCGCCCTCCGCGGCCAGACGACCACCGTCGAACCGGACGGCCACATCACACAAGGCCCGCCCGTCGGCGATCCCGCCGCGCTCGAAAAACTGGTTCACGTCAAGGATTGGAACGACTACGACGTGCTCGTGCGCGGCTACCACATGGTGCTCTCGATCAACGGCCATGTGATGTGCGATGTGACCGACAACGACAGAGCCAAGCACGCCCGCACCGGTATTCTCGCCTTGCAATTGCACGTCGGCGTGCCGATGCACATCGAATTCAAGAATATCCGCCTCCGCCGCCTGAAGCTCGGCGATCGCAAAAAGGTGGTGATGGTGGCGGGCAAGCCGAGTCACGGCCACGGCGAGCACGAGTTCAACGCGGGCACGGAGCTTTTGAAAAAATGTCTCGACGCCAATGCCCCGCAGGTGCTGACGGTCGTGTATCACAACGGCTGGCCGGCCGATCCGACCGCCTTCGACAACGCCGACGCCATCATGCTCTACATGGATGGCGGCCCGAAGCATCCGGTCATCGCGCGCACGCGGCTGGCACAGATCGACCATCTGACGAAGCAAGGCGTCGGCCTGTTGTGTGCCCATTTCGCCGTCGAGGTGCCCAAAGACAACGGGGGCGAAGAGTTTTTGCGCTGGATCGGCGGCTATTTCGAAACGAATTGGTCGATCAATCCAACCTGGAACATGACGAAGCCCAGCCTGGCCCAAAATCACCCGATCACGCGCGGCGTAAAGCCGTTCGACATCAAGGATGAATGGTACTACCACATGCGATTTCCCGAAGATATGAAAGGCGTGACGCCGATCCTGAGCGCTGTTCCGCCCGACAGCACCCGCAACGGACCCGACGGACCGTATAGCGGCAACCCGGCCGTTCGCGCGGGCAAGGGAAATATCGAAGTGCTCAGTTGGGCGGTCGAGCGGCCCGACGGCGGCCGCGGCTACGGTTTCACCGGCGGCCATTACCATCGCAATTGGGCCAACGACGACTATCGCAAGCTGATGCTCAACGCCATCCTCTGGGTGGCAAAAGCCGAAGTACCGCCCGACGGCGTGAATTCATCCGTCACGTCCGAAGACCTGAAAGCGAATCTCGACAAGAAATAG
- a CDS encoding PQQ-binding-like beta-propeller repeat protein, whose translation MPFLWLAVALVVPAASAQAQWVPQAQVQFGRQHSGQPGDETVDGPFQPPNHETSRHLEQAKKLLDDGHYSDGLQLLDDIMQKNEDYFLPPGPGQSSHRGLKQEVQRLISEQPLEGLKAYETLFGAKAQRMLSDALSTNDIDGIGQVARRYFNTKAGNDATLLVGLWDLDHNQPLAAALCLERLHDVATGASYEPSLSVLLAYGWLQGGQQQRAMEVLKDLKRKFPGATIRIGDRSVRLFSDDTQAIAWLTETMGKDRPSQGMQLVDWTIFRGDPSRNASSAGGTPLLDLHWRVLTTDNQPSVVSARKANLDNNIPIMPVMQPLAVADVVLMRTARGLLAIDFNTGKLVWEVRSATDAQADAANGQRNGVPQQGDPSLAERLWENATLGTLASDGKYVFMVEDPKPDNMVTEQQRVMVRQFGMWRQPAENVTNQLAAYELKTQGKIKWRVGGGDRRDFEIEPKLAGAYFLGPPLPLDGQLYVLAELQRQITLVVLDAKTGKLEWQQQLVSTEDSNTNGFQDSYRRLTGATPSFADGVLVCPTSAGAVVAVDLATHKLLWGYEYPPGPMDQNQQIMAMRFNMMNGGGLSVPSYAGNRWADSTATIADGHVLITPVEGEQPLFCLSLIDGKLSWRMDRGENVYVAGVQDGKVILVGKRKVQAVSLVDTIPGTTKDASPTPKPIWSVDLDPARVAGADGSTMAAVGAMPSGRGFLSGGKYFLPLSTAEVVCIDIAQGKLVDRTRSRKGDIPGNLICYKNHVISLGVEALCDFYQLEPLRAQIAAALQKNPDDVVHLALRGDIELNAGQVTNAIRDIRRAYDTDREDKDRAYSRPLLVDAMLAALRKDFNGSRMSIDELEKLISLDSEQAEFLRMLAEGLQKSKGSDDRLAAVDAYLKLADLKWGQSEPESIEPNLSVRRDRWVEARMESLYSTAPAADRAKIDAILAARVKAIVAGKNDADLRAYDHYFGFHPTADLARAELVRQLTGNESILERQLLFSKLEASEDPAMRRAATAQLAELLRMSNADEAAIYYRRLKTEFADQVCLDGKTGKQIVDELPPDSPEAHVLAESSRWPTGAVKHDGGRNAQGMNFQRPMPLAWRGDRGPFFQNTTILFDPQQQIVGRDGMGREKFRIPLNENGQNRFGYQINGATAFVSAKGHLLFVDLGNQVVALDTLRPMNSTGRVLWQQELFELAMNVFNGQVQMRQVQLPWGQVRQTPQATEQATLGVVGPITDRCVCVARSRDLLALDPLTGATLWTWHGLLPGAEIFGDDDAIIIAPQDGSDATVLRTTDGQQLGHCNVPPIDHRAGYHGRRVLTWRTVDGSSNKIEIRLADCWKGQDIVLGEFSEGMKGTVVDDESLAILEPSGHFRILALDDGRKLVDDQIDLEKRADGSVDLVEIIVQATPDQYVLIAKRREADPSQMGNPQYMPMPGFDAGLQLVSGSVFAFNRSSGKQSWSVPALVDHEYVVLDQGQELPVILFVHMPPRMPQRGGEASGSVLCLDRRTGRAVLNEDVMLQPNIYHFSMTGDRQANTVSVNVSTRTFTLQLTDEPVPPEPPYQSRLSKLKAPLMGTTTDAILKALQSAAGGAESDDDSDGR comes from the coding sequence TTGCCTTTTCTGTGGCTTGCCGTGGCGCTCGTGGTTCCGGCCGCGTCGGCTCAAGCGCAATGGGTGCCGCAGGCGCAAGTTCAGTTCGGTCGGCAACACAGCGGCCAGCCGGGTGATGAAACGGTCGATGGCCCCTTCCAGCCGCCGAACCACGAAACGAGCCGACATCTCGAGCAAGCCAAGAAACTCCTGGACGACGGCCACTACAGCGATGGTCTGCAGTTGCTTGACGACATCATGCAGAAAAACGAGGATTATTTCCTCCCGCCCGGTCCGGGCCAATCGTCGCATCGGGGCTTGAAACAGGAGGTGCAGCGGCTGATCAGCGAGCAGCCTCTGGAAGGACTCAAGGCCTACGAGACATTGTTCGGCGCCAAGGCCCAGCGGATGCTCTCCGATGCGCTCTCCACGAACGACATCGACGGCATCGGCCAGGTCGCCCGGCGATATTTCAACACCAAGGCGGGCAATGATGCGACGCTGCTGGTCGGCCTGTGGGACCTCGACCACAACCAGCCGCTGGCGGCGGCTCTTTGTCTCGAACGGCTGCACGATGTTGCGACCGGCGCTTCCTATGAACCGTCGCTCTCCGTGTTGTTGGCGTACGGATGGCTGCAAGGGGGCCAGCAACAGCGCGCCATGGAGGTGTTGAAGGATTTGAAGCGAAAATTCCCCGGCGCGACGATCCGCATCGGCGATCGCTCGGTCCGGCTATTTTCCGACGACACTCAGGCCATCGCCTGGCTCACCGAAACGATGGGCAAAGATCGCCCATCGCAAGGCATGCAACTGGTGGATTGGACCATTTTCCGCGGCGACCCGTCGCGCAACGCGTCGAGCGCCGGCGGCACTCCGCTCTTGGATCTCCACTGGCGTGTTTTGACCACCGACAATCAACCGTCCGTCGTCAGCGCTCGCAAGGCGAACCTCGACAACAACATTCCGATCATGCCCGTCATGCAGCCGCTGGCGGTTGCCGACGTAGTGCTCATGCGCACGGCGCGCGGGCTGTTGGCCATCGATTTCAACACCGGCAAGCTCGTGTGGGAAGTGCGGTCGGCAACCGACGCGCAAGCCGACGCCGCCAATGGCCAGCGCAACGGCGTGCCCCAGCAAGGCGATCCATCGCTCGCCGAACGGCTCTGGGAAAATGCCACGCTGGGCACCTTAGCCAGCGACGGCAAATATGTCTTCATGGTCGAGGATCCCAAGCCCGACAACATGGTGACGGAGCAGCAGCGCGTGATGGTGCGGCAATTCGGCATGTGGCGCCAGCCGGCTGAAAACGTCACGAATCAACTGGCCGCATACGAATTGAAGACGCAGGGCAAGATCAAGTGGCGCGTCGGCGGGGGCGATCGCCGCGATTTTGAAATCGAACCGAAGCTGGCAGGCGCCTATTTCCTCGGCCCTCCGTTGCCGCTGGATGGGCAACTGTACGTGCTCGCCGAGCTTCAGCGCCAGATTACGTTGGTCGTGCTCGATGCCAAGACCGGAAAGCTGGAATGGCAGCAGCAGTTGGTCAGCACTGAAGATTCCAACACGAACGGCTTCCAAGACAGCTACCGCCGGCTCACCGGCGCCACGCCCTCGTTCGCCGATGGCGTGCTGGTTTGCCCGACTTCGGCCGGAGCCGTGGTGGCGGTCGATTTGGCCACGCACAAGCTCCTCTGGGGATATGAATATCCGCCGGGGCCGATGGACCAGAATCAGCAGATCATGGCGATGCGGTTCAACATGATGAACGGCGGCGGTCTTTCGGTGCCAAGCTATGCAGGCAATCGCTGGGCCGATTCGACCGCCACGATTGCTGATGGCCACGTGTTGATCACGCCGGTCGAGGGAGAGCAACCGCTGTTTTGCTTGAGCCTGATCGATGGCAAGCTGTCGTGGCGAATGGACCGCGGCGAAAACGTGTATGTCGCGGGCGTTCAGGATGGAAAAGTGATTCTCGTCGGCAAACGGAAGGTGCAAGCCGTGAGCCTGGTCGACACGATTCCAGGGACGACGAAGGATGCATCTCCCACGCCGAAGCCGATTTGGTCGGTGGATCTGGATCCGGCGAGAGTCGCGGGCGCCGACGGCAGCACGATGGCGGCAGTTGGCGCCATGCCATCCGGCCGCGGCTTCTTGAGCGGCGGAAAATATTTCCTTCCCCTCTCGACCGCCGAAGTGGTTTGCATTGATATCGCTCAAGGAAAGCTCGTCGATCGCACACGCTCGCGAAAAGGCGACATTCCGGGCAATTTGATTTGTTACAAGAATCACGTTATTTCCCTGGGCGTCGAAGCGCTCTGCGATTTTTATCAGCTCGAGCCACTTCGCGCGCAAATCGCCGCGGCACTGCAGAAAAATCCCGACGATGTCGTTCATTTGGCGCTTCGTGGCGATATCGAGCTCAACGCCGGACAAGTGACCAATGCGATCCGCGACATTCGCCGCGCCTACGACACCGACCGAGAGGATAAGGACCGGGCTTACAGCCGGCCGCTGTTGGTCGACGCCATGCTGGCCGCGCTCCGAAAAGATTTTAACGGCTCGCGGATGAGTATTGATGAACTGGAAAAATTGATTTCGCTCGACAGCGAACAAGCCGAATTTCTGCGAATGCTGGCCGAGGGATTGCAAAAGTCGAAAGGATCGGACGACCGGCTGGCGGCCGTCGATGCCTATCTGAAATTGGCCGACCTGAAATGGGGCCAGAGCGAACCCGAATCGATCGAGCCGAATCTGTCGGTGCGGCGCGATCGTTGGGTCGAAGCCCGGATGGAATCGCTCTACTCGACCGCCCCAGCCGCCGATCGAGCCAAAATCGATGCGATTCTCGCCGCCCGCGTAAAGGCCATTGTCGCGGGCAAAAACGACGCCGATCTGCGGGCCTATGACCACTACTTCGGCTTTCATCCGACCGCCGACTTGGCCCGAGCCGAATTGGTCCGGCAGCTTACCGGCAATGAATCAATCCTCGAACGGCAACTGCTGTTTAGTAAGCTTGAAGCTTCAGAGGATCCGGCCATGCGGCGAGCGGCCACGGCCCAATTGGCCGAACTGCTCCGCATGTCGAACGCCGACGAAGCTGCAATCTACTACCGCCGGCTGAAAACCGAATTCGCCGATCAAGTATGCCTCGACGGAAAAACAGGCAAGCAAATCGTCGACGAGCTGCCTCCGGACTCGCCTGAAGCGCACGTCCTGGCCGAGTCGAGCCGTTGGCCGACCGGGGCGGTGAAGCACGACGGTGGTCGCAATGCCCAAGGAATGAATTTCCAGCGCCCGATGCCCCTCGCCTGGCGCGGAGATCGCGGGCCATTCTTCCAAAACACCACGATCCTGTTCGATCCGCAGCAGCAGATCGTCGGACGCGACGGGATGGGCCGGGAGAAATTCCGCATCCCGCTGAACGAAAACGGGCAGAACCGTTTCGGCTATCAGATCAACGGGGCGACGGCATTCGTCAGCGCCAAGGGACATTTGTTGTTCGTTGATTTGGGAAATCAAGTCGTGGCGCTCGACACGCTCCGGCCGATGAATTCGACCGGCCGGGTATTGTGGCAACAAGAACTGTTCGAATTGGCGATGAACGTGTTCAACGGGCAAGTGCAGATGCGACAAGTGCAACTTCCGTGGGGCCAGGTTCGGCAGACCCCGCAAGCCACCGAGCAAGCCACGCTGGGCGTGGTCGGCCCGATCACCGACCGCTGCGTCTGCGTCGCCCGATCACGAGATCTCCTGGCGCTCGACCCGCTCACCGGCGCGACGCTTTGGACATGGCACGGCTTGCTGCCAGGCGCTGAGATTTTCGGCGACGACGATGCGATCATCATCGCCCCGCAAGACGGCTCCGATGCCACGGTGCTGCGAACGACCGATGGCCAGCAGCTCGGTCATTGCAACGTCCCCCCGATCGATCACCGAGCCGGCTACCATGGCCGCCGAGTTTTGACGTGGCGAACGGTCGATGGAAGCAGCAACAAGATCGAAATCCGCCTGGCCGACTGCTGGAAGGGGCAGGATATCGTGCTGGGCGAATTCTCCGAAGGAATGAAGGGAACGGTCGTCGACGACGAGTCGCTCGCGATTCTGGAGCCCAGCGGCCACTTCCGTATTCTCGCGCTCGACGACGGCCGTAAATTGGTCGATGACCAAATTGACCTTGAAAAGCGAGCCGACGGCAGCGTCGATCTCGTCGAAATCATCGTGCAGGCCACACCCGACCAATATGTCTTGATCGCCAAGCGCCGCGAGGCAGATCCTTCGCAGATGGGCAATCCGCAATACATGCCCATGCCCGGCTTCGACGCCGGATTGCAGTTGGTCAGCGGCAGCGTGTTCGCATTCAACCGCTCCTCGGGCAAGCAAAGCTGGTCGGTGCCCGCGCTGGTGGACCATGAATATGTGGTGCTCGATCAAGGGCAGGAGTTGCCCGTGATTCTGTTCGTCCACATGCCTCCGCGCATGCCGCAGCGCGGCGGCGAAGCGAGCGGTTCGGTCCTCTGTTTGGATCGCCGGACGGGCCGGGCAGTGTTGAACGAAGACGTGATGTTGCAGCCCAACATCTACCACTTCAGCATGACGGGCGACCGGCAAGCGAACACCGTTTCGGTAAACGTTTCGACCCGCACGTTTACGCTCCAACTCACCGACGAGCCTGTTCCGCCGGAGCCTCCCTATCAGTCTCGATTGAGCAAACTCAAGGCCCCCTTGATGGGCACGACAACCGACGCAATCCTCAAGGCCTTGCAAAGCGCCGCGGGCGGCGCCGAATCGGACGACGACTCTGACGGGCGATAA
- a CDS encoding metal-dependent hydrolase, whose product MQYIDPHIHMVSRVTDDYETLARMGCVGMSEPAFWAGFDRSSADSFRDYFRQLTDFEPRRAQSFGIQHYTWICINAKEAENVRLARDVIGLIPEFLQLPGVLGVGEIGLNKNTRNEAIVFFEQVELAERLAEQILIHTPHLHDKYKGTRMILDMLADFPRLDRRRVLVDHVEEHTICGVLESGYWAGMTLYPVSKCTPQRAVDMVERYGPERLLVNSAGDWGPSKPTAVPDFIVAMRRRGHPESLIKRIVYDNPIEFFSQSRNFHLPAETVAATSAPAQPRGTNGAATPQAPAKSTAR is encoded by the coding sequence ATGCAATACATCGATCCGCATATTCACATGGTCTCGCGAGTGACCGACGACTACGAAACGCTCGCCCGGATGGGCTGCGTCGGGATGAGCGAGCCGGCTTTTTGGGCCGGATTCGATCGCTCGAGCGCCGATAGCTTTCGCGATTATTTCCGCCAACTCACCGATTTCGAGCCGCGGCGAGCCCAGAGCTTCGGCATCCAGCACTACACTTGGATTTGCATCAACGCCAAAGAGGCCGAAAACGTGCGGCTGGCCCGCGATGTCATCGGCCTGATTCCGGAATTCCTGCAATTGCCGGGCGTGTTGGGCGTTGGCGAAATCGGCCTGAACAAGAACACGCGCAACGAGGCGATCGTGTTCTTCGAGCAGGTCGAGCTGGCCGAGCGGCTCGCCGAGCAGATTCTGATCCACACGCCCCATTTGCACGACAAATACAAGGGCACGCGGATGATCCTCGACATGTTGGCCGATTTTCCGCGGCTCGATCGCCGCCGCGTGTTGGTCGATCATGTCGAGGAGCATACGATCTGCGGCGTCTTGGAATCGGGCTATTGGGCCGGCATGACGCTCTATCCGGTGAGCAAGTGCACGCCGCAGCGGGCCGTCGACATGGTCGAGCGCTACGGCCCCGAGCGGCTGCTGGTCAACTCGGCCGGCGATTGGGGACCGTCGAAACCGACGGCCGTGCCCGATTTCATCGTTGCAATGCGCCGTCGCGGCCATCCCGAGTCGCTGATCAAGCGGATCGTGTACGACAATCCGATTGAGTTTTTCTCGCAGAGCCGCAACTTCCACCTGCCGGCGGAAACCGTTGCCGCAACGTCGGCGCCGGCCCAACCGCGAGGTACAAATGGCGCCGCGACGCCGCAAGCTCCCGCCAAATCCACCGCGCGCTAA
- a CDS encoding prenyltransferase/squalene oxidase repeat-containing protein produces the protein MIPSPFSRRRFLAGGASLVAWTATGATARPARAASDEKVKEVVSRGLNWLAAQQSKRGSWAAAESRYPTSMTALSGTALLLEGSTTTQGKYRDNIKNAVDYLIEHSRTNGLIGDPARDDRYTYGHGFSMLFLSQVLGEEEDEDRRANLVRVLTKAVKFSGEAQTDEGGWGYVSAKDGNNFDEGSTTITQVQGLRGCRNAGIPVPKEIIDKAIKYIHKCTLEDGAVQYSSKGGGGRPAISAAAIACLFNAGDYDDKFVPKMMSFAEKNLSNISNQSFGHWHYAHYYFSQVMYREGGQKWESYRDKIYPRIVSEASSGPDGDYWTQGYVGPVYTTATNLTILQLENNTLPIYQR, from the coding sequence ATGATCCCGAGCCCCTTCAGTCGGCGTCGATTTTTGGCGGGCGGCGCTTCGTTGGTCGCATGGACGGCGACCGGCGCGACGGCCAGGCCAGCCCGAGCCGCGTCGGACGAGAAGGTCAAAGAAGTCGTTTCGCGAGGGTTGAACTGGTTGGCGGCGCAGCAATCGAAGCGCGGTAGCTGGGCCGCGGCCGAAAGTCGTTATCCGACCTCGATGACCGCGCTCTCCGGAACGGCACTGCTACTTGAAGGTTCGACCACGACCCAAGGCAAATATCGTGACAACATCAAGAACGCCGTCGACTATCTGATCGAGCATTCCCGCACCAATGGCCTGATCGGCGATCCGGCCCGCGACGATCGCTACACCTACGGCCATGGCTTTTCGATGCTCTTTCTATCGCAGGTGCTTGGCGAGGAGGAAGACGAAGACCGCAGGGCGAATCTGGTGCGCGTGCTGACCAAGGCCGTGAAATTCTCCGGCGAGGCCCAGACCGACGAAGGGGGTTGGGGCTACGTCAGCGCGAAAGACGGCAACAATTTCGACGAAGGCTCGACGACGATCACGCAAGTGCAAGGCCTCCGTGGCTGCCGCAACGCCGGCATCCCGGTTCCCAAGGAGATCATCGATAAGGCCATCAAATACATCCACAAATGCACGCTCGAAGACGGGGCCGTGCAGTATAGTTCCAAAGGCGGCGGCGGACGGCCGGCCATCAGCGCCGCGGCCATCGCCTGCCTGTTCAACGCCGGCGATTACGACGACAAGTTCGTGCCGAAAATGATGTCGTTCGCCGAAAAGAATTTGAGCAATATCTCGAACCAAAGCTTCGGCCATTGGCACTACGCCCACTACTACTTCTCGCAAGTGATGTATCGCGAGGGGGGGCAGAAATGGGAATCGTATCGCGACAAGATTTATCCGCGGATCGTATCGGAAGCCAGTTCCGGTCCCGACGGCGATTATTGGACCCAAGGCTACGTCGGCCCGGTCTACACCACCGCCACGAACCTCACGATCCTGCAACTGGAAAACAACACACTGCCGATTTATCAACGCTGA
- a CDS encoding HAD family hydrolase yields MALPKSNNNGSPVDGIIFDLDGTLVASALDFELMRAEMRLPSGVPLLETIAELPPEDRLRCHEILHRHELAGAARAELMPGVGMFLDSLAERGLRRAVVTRNSRILTIPLLARLGLDFDPVLTRDDGPVKPDPASIQHICRIWQTGAARVVMLGDYRFDLELGRRAGAKSVLYLGGRSRDRLPDWASEADFVLASFLEPAAFFDWLDRQTA; encoded by the coding sequence GTGGCTTTACCCAAGTCCAATAACAACGGCTCTCCAGTTGATGGCATTATTTTCGATCTCGACGGAACGCTCGTCGCATCCGCCCTCGACTTTGAATTGATGCGGGCGGAGATGCGGCTGCCGAGCGGAGTGCCGCTGCTGGAAACGATCGCCGAATTGCCGCCGGAGGATCGACTGCGATGCCATGAGATTCTGCATCGACACGAACTGGCCGGCGCGGCCCGCGCGGAGCTGATGCCCGGCGTGGGAATGTTTCTCGACTCGCTCGCCGAGCGCGGTCTGCGGCGGGCGGTGGTCACGCGTAACAGTCGCATCCTGACAATCCCGCTGTTGGCCCGACTGGGGCTCGATTTCGATCCCGTGCTCACTCGCGACGACGGGCCAGTAAAGCCCGATCCGGCTTCGATCCAGCACATCTGCCGGATATGGCAAACCGGGGCCGCTCGCGTGGTGATGCTGGGGGATTATCGGTTCGATCTCGAATTGGGCCGCCGAGCGGGCGCAAAGAGCGTGCTATATTTAGGGGGGCGATCTCGCGATCGCTTGCCCGATTGGGCTTCCGAGGCTGATTTCGTGCTAGCTTCGTTCTTGGAGCCGGCCGCTTTTTTCGACTGGCTCGATCGCCAAACGGCCTAG
- a CDS encoding MoxR family ATPase, which produces MTDTAPLEPLADDAAAVRKLHEAREKILQQLSQVIVGQNQVIEELLISLFSRGHCLLEGVPGLAKTLMVSTLARCLSLSFSRVQFTPDLMPADITGTEIIEENRSTGAREFRFLEGPLFAHVILADEINRTPPKTQAALLEAMQERQVTVGRVRHPLYDPFFVLATQNPIEQEGTYPLPEAQQDRFMFKVFVKYPNFGEEFEIARRTTTTQADNIVPVLSAAEILALQRLVRTVPVTDHVIRYTLSLVRQTRVGEPGVPDFVTEQVSWGAGPRAVQFLILGAKTRALLHGRTHVSTEDIQALAKPVLRHRLVLNFAAESEGISQDDVVERLIQTTPTKEDELTHDARFQTIFAS; this is translated from the coding sequence ATGACCGACACCGCTCCGCTCGAACCATTGGCCGACGACGCCGCGGCCGTGCGCAAATTGCACGAGGCCCGTGAAAAAATTCTTCAACAGCTTTCCCAAGTGATCGTCGGACAGAACCAGGTGATCGAGGAGCTATTGATTTCGCTGTTTAGCCGCGGGCACTGCCTGTTGGAAGGCGTGCCGGGACTGGCCAAGACGTTGATGGTTAGCACGCTGGCTCGCTGCTTGAGCTTGTCGTTCAGTCGCGTGCAGTTCACGCCCGATTTGATGCCGGCCGACATCACGGGCACGGAAATCATCGAGGAGAATCGTTCGACCGGGGCGCGCGAATTCCGCTTTCTCGAAGGGCCGTTGTTTGCCCACGTGATTCTTGCCGACGAAATCAACCGCACGCCGCCGAAAACGCAGGCCGCGCTCCTGGAAGCCATGCAGGAGCGGCAGGTCACCGTGGGCCGCGTGCGGCATCCGCTCTACGATCCGTTCTTCGTGCTGGCCACGCAAAATCCGATCGAGCAGGAAGGAACGTATCCGCTTCCCGAAGCGCAGCAAGACCGCTTCATGTTCAAGGTGTTCGTGAAATATCCGAATTTCGGCGAGGAATTCGAAATCGCCCGCCGCACCACCACGACGCAAGCCGACAACATCGTGCCGGTGCTTTCGGCCGCCGAGATCCTCGCCTTGCAGCGGTTGGTGCGCACCGTGCCGGTGACCGACCACGTGATTCGCTACACGTTGTCGCTGGTGCGGCAAACGCGCGTCGGCGAGCCGGGCGTTCCGGATTTCGTCACCGAGCAAGTAAGTTGGGGCGCCGGGCCGCGTGCCGTGCAATTCCTTATCCTGGGAGCCAAGACTCGCGCCCTGCTGCATGGCCGAACGCACGTGTCGACCGAAGACATTCAAGCCCTGGCCAAGCCCGTGTTGCGGCATCGCCTGGTGCTCAACTTCGCCGCCGAAAGCGAAGGCATTTCGCAAGACGACGTCGTCGAACGCCTGATTCAAACCACGCCAACCAAAGAAGACGAATTGACCCACGATGCCCGATTCCAAACGATTTTTGCATCCTGA